A region from the Salvelinus sp. IW2-2015 linkage group LG19, ASM291031v2, whole genome shotgun sequence genome encodes:
- the LOC111979166 gene encoding uncharacterized protein: MADSASFRDKVSNPGPQKRNSMELPPEMSESPTGRRIVLLGKNGSEKSAVGNLILEREAFDLNCVQNHCERARGHVEGRHIAVINTPDLLDPHISHDKLSEELRCCVTLSKPGPHVFLLVLQPEKFTQEEGDRIRTILDTLSERSFDYSMVLTTHEDKRGHMGEDHPLNQMVRACRGRQHLSDHTQLMADVDKIVKENGGDYLTCDIFEDTTSDMVQGKEEIHTSKTDWSLKSSSEEELGKDDLEQEESAKLDKWGKVREIGLTSINEKMGEQSHCGEKCVSQLRIVLLGRSDDKKKTVGNMILQQGASPGLGLPAGLLGKKKPWWSASGKLKGKSVTVVKTPDFFALTVESLMQEIEKCKSLSAPGPHGFLLVLKPEEFTEENRNTFKLILSIFGKESFKHSMVIITHEGVTGNPHLRQMIEECGGRHHEMYKQGSDHKELTEKIEKMVEENEWRYLTSNEETTHDTMTPKAQRLNVVLCGRRGAGKTSTANAILGQTESSPKSSSSSVCVKREGEVCXRPVTLIELPALYGTHLTQEEVMRETFHCVSLCDSGVHAFLLVVPLGPITDEDKGELETIQKILSSRVNDFAMVLFRQDNIPVDKTAVDFVEQNADTKQLIKICGGRYKIFDALKIDNAKQTTELIAEIVKIMDQNRTCYTLYMYMEAKHQSELEQNRRIKDLEERIRNMSQGAEMECSSTECIRVVLIGKTGNGKSASANTILGRKEFESKPCTDSVTTVCKKAVGKVDGRTVSVVDTPGLFDTKLSKKDVQQEIVKCVSLSAPGPHVFIIVLCIGRITQEELDTLDLIETTFGPRAGMFCLVLFTRGDDLENESIEDYIGESTCAKLKKLIRDCGDRLHLFNNKDNNRTQVTELLKKINKMVSMNKGSFYTSEMFQEAEAAIKQKQEAILKEREMEIKADMEKLKVSHETDMENMKSKLEEERLKVQEERQLREKXXREREEXIRKEHEDKXKAEKEERELKDKKRKXVEKLKRXNWVAEKEKMEKEINTQKERLEKQQREKEEEYKRRMERQRKEEKDRQKLVKNQERQFAELKREQEEEIKRTEKEEDERRKKEEKVRQEWQSKIKKAEKGQTELQDVMRREKEEWEEQLKKERDRQQEEERLRRQKEVETLVEQEKKQRILREQFEREREQDIIKMKESEEQRRETEQKERDRIEKDFEEKRRELTDKMTMQQEQWERERSEEQETRFQEDVNRRVEERLRLRKLEETFQQERKEENMRKEKEDKVRREQEEKKWKEMKAEHERETKEKKDKYDQEARRQAEELNFFRKNYKSEKFEKYKKEKEELMQKHKKETDKLKGEYGHNEKALTDKMEELETKQKAEMENLGNPSSKCSIL; encoded by the exons ATGGCGGACTCTGCATCATTCAGAGACAAAG TCTCGAATCCAGGGCCCCAGAAACGCAACAGTATGGAATTACCCCCAGAGA TGTCTGAAAGTCCTACAGGGCGAAGGATTGTGCTGCTCGGAAAGAATGGCTCTGAGAAGAGTGCTGTTGGGAACTTGATCCTGGAAAGAGAGGCATTTGACCTTAACTGTGTACAAAACCACTGTGAGAGAGCCAGGGGTCACGTGGAGGGAAGACACATAGCTGTGATCAATACTCCAGACCTGTTAGACCCTCACATCTCACATGACAAACTCTCAGAGGAACTGCGTTGCTGTGTCACTCTGTCTAAACCGGGACCTCATGTGTTCCTGTTGGTGCTGCAGCCTGAGAAGTTCACGCAAGAAGAGGGAGACAGAATCAGGACAATCCTAGACACCCTCAGTGAACGGTCCTTTGACTACTCAATGGTACTGACAACTCATGAAGACAAGAGGGGACACATGGGTGAGGATCACCCTCTGAATCAGATGGTCAGAGCCTGTAGAGGGAGGCAGCACCTCAGTGACCACACTCAACTTATGGCAGATGTTGACAAGATTGTAAAGGAGAATGGAGGAGACTATCTCACCTGTGATATATTTGAAGATACTACAAGTGACATGGTACAAGGGAAAGAGGAAATCCATACGAGTAAAACTGATTGGAGCCTAAAATCTTCCTCTGAGGAAGAACTTGGAAAGGATGATTTGGAACAAGAAGAATCAGCAAAATTGGACAAATGGGGGAAAGTTAGAGAAATTG GGTTGACGTCAATTAATGAAAAAATGGGGGAGCAATCACATTGTGGAGAAAAATGTG TGTCTCAACTCAGGATTGTGCTTCTGGGGAGGAGTGACGACAAGAAGAAAACAGTGGGTAACATGATCCTACAGCAAGGGGCTTCTCCAGGATTAGGCCTTCCTGCTGGTTTGTTGGGCAAAAAAAAGCCATGGTGGTCAGCCAGTGGGAAGTTGAAAGGCAAGTCTGTAACTGTTGTAAAGACTCCAGACTTCTTTGCTCTGACTGTGGAGTCCCTGATGCAGGAGATAGAGAAATGTAAGTCCCTCTCTGCTCCTGGGCCtcatgggttcctgctggtgttgAAGCCTGAGGAGttcacagaggagaacagaaataCATTCAAGTTGATCCTGAGCATATTTGGTAAAGAGTCCTTCAAGCACTCAATGGTGATCATTACTCACGAGGGAGTCACAGGAAATCCTCATCTGAGACAAATGATTGAAGAATGTGGAGGAAGGCATCATGAAATGTACAAACAAGGAAGTGACCACAAAGAGTTAACTGAAAAGATAGAAAAGATGGTAGAGGAGAATGAATGGAGATACCTCACCTCCAATGAAGAGACAACACATGATACCATGACACCAAAGGCTCAGAGACTGAACGTGGTGCTGTGTGGCAGAAGAGGAGCTGGGAAGACTTCTACAGCCAATGCCATACTGGGTCAGACAGAGTCCAGTCCAAAGTCCAGCTCCTCCtcagtgtgtgtgaagagagaaggagaggtgtgtgYTCGTCCTGTCACCCTCATCGAGCTGCCTGCTCTGTATGGAACACATCTCACTCAGGAGGAAGTGATGCGTGAGACTttccactgtgtctctctctgtgactctggagtccatgctttcctcctggtcGTACCTTTAGGTCCAATCACTGATGAAGACAAAGGAGAGTTGGAGACCATCCAGAAGATWCTCAGCTCACGAGTCAATGACTTTGCCATGGTCCTGTTTAGACAGGATAACATTCCAGTTGATAAAACTGCAGTTGACTTCGTGGAACAAAATGCAGACACAAAGCAACTGATCAAGATATGCGGAGGGCGGTATAAAATCTTTGATGCTTTGAAGATTGATAACGCCAAGCAGACGACAGAACTTATAGCAGAAATAGTCAAAATTATGGATCAGAACAGAACCTGCTACACTCTGTACATGTACATGGAGGCTAAACACCAATCAGAACTGGAGCAAAACAGAAGAATCAAGGATTTAGAGGAGAGAATCAGGAACATGTCACAAG GTGCTGAAATGGAGTGCTCCAGCACAGAGTGCATAAGGGTGGTGCTGATTGGGAAAACTGGAAATGGGAAGAGCGCCTCCGCAAACACTATCCTGGGCAGAAAGGAATTTGAGTCTAAACCCTGCACTGATTCTGTGACAACAGTTTGCAAGAAGGCAGTCGGCAAAGTTGATGGAAGAACAGTTTCTGTGGTGGACACCCCTGGCCTTTTTGACACAAAATTGTCTAAAAAAGATGTGCAGCAAGAGATAGTGAAATGTGTTTCCCTGTCAGCTCCTGGACCCCATGTGTTTATCATAGTGTTGTGTATCGGGAGAATCACACAAGAGGAGCTGGACACTTTGGACCTCATAGAGACAACCTTTGGTCCACGGGCAGGAATGTTCTGCTTAGTTCTGTTTACTAGAGGAGATGACTTGGAAAATGAATCAATTGAAGATTACATTGGGGAAAGCACGTGCGCCAAACTGAAGAAACTGATCAGAGATTGTGGAGACAGACTCCATCTCTTCAACAACAAAGACAATAACCGCACACAGGTCACTGAGCTTCTTAAGAAGATTAACAAAATGGTGTCCATGAACAAGGGCAGTTTCTACACCAGTGAGATGTTCCAGGAGGCAGAGGCAGccataaaacaaaaacaagaagcaatactgaaggagagagagatggagataaaggCTGACATGGAGAAACTGAAGGTCAGCCATGAAACAGACATGGAAAATATGAAATCAAAGTTGGAAGAGGAGAGATTGAAAGTTCAGGAGGAAAGACAGCTGAGAGAAAAACWYWWMAGAGAGAGAGAGGAAMCTATTAGAAAAGAGCATGAAGACAAAGAMAAAGcagagaaggaagaaagagagttGAAGGACAAAAAAAGGAAAGAKGTTGAAAAGTTAAAAAGGAYWAATTGGGTCGCAGAAAaagaaaagatggagaaagagataaATACTCAGAAAGAAAGGttggaaaaacaacaaagagaaaagGAAGAAGAATATAAAAGGAGAATGGAACgacagagaaaggaagagaaagacagacaaaaaCTTGTTAAAAATCAAGAAAGGCAGTTTGCAGAACTGAAAAGGGAACAGGAGGAAGAAATTAAaagaacagagaaagaagaggatgagaggagaaagaaggaagagaaagTAAGACAAGAGTGGCAAAGCAAAATAAAGAAAGCAGAGAAAGGTCAAACAGAACTCCAAGATGTCATGCGTAGAgaaaaagaggaatgggaggaacaattgaagaaagaaagagacagacaacaggaagAAGAAAGGCTAAGGAGACAGAAGGAGGTAGAAACTCTTGTAGAACAAGAGAAAAAACAGAGGATATTGAGAGAGCAatttgaaagagagagggaacaagatATAATAAAGATGAAGGAAtcagaagagcagaggagagaaaccGAGCAGAAAGAAAGAGACCGAATAGAAAAAGACtttgaagaaaagaggagagagttgacagacaaaatgacaaTGCAACAAGAGCAGTGGGAGAGAGAACGTAGCGAGGAACAGGAAACAAGATTTCAAGAGGATGTAAATcgaagagtggaggagagactaAGACTAAGAAAACTGGAGGAAACATTTCAACAAGAACGTAAAGAAGAAAACatgaggaaagagaaggaagatAAAGTCAGGAGAGAACAAGAAGAGAAGAAATGGAAGGAAATGAAGGCAGAGCACGAAAGGGAAACCAAAGAAAAGAAGGATAAATATGATCAAGAGGCCAGAAGACAAGCAGAGGAATTAAACTTCTTTAGAAAAAATTACAAAAGTGAAAAGTTTGAGAAATATAAAAAAGAGAAGGAGGAACTTATGCAAAAGCACAAAAAGGAGACTGATAAATTAAAGGGTGAATATGGTCATAATGAAAAAGCACTGACTGATAAAATGGAGGAATTGGAGACAAAACAGAAAGCAGAGATGGAAAACTTGGGAAATCCATCAAGCAAATGTAGTATACTGTGA